From Bradyrhizobium sp. sBnM-33:
AGGCGCCCGGAAAAGGCACCGGGCTTGGCTTGTCGCAGGCTTACGGCTTTGCGCGCCAATCGGGTGGCACGATCAAGATCGAAAGCGAGCTCGGCCGTGGCACTGTCGTCCGAATCTTCCTGCCTCGCGCAACCGGCACCGCGGCCGGGGAGGGCATCGGCAAGGCGCCGACGGCCGCCATGGAGGGTTGATCATGGCGGCCGTACGGCGAGGGTAGCGCCAGGCTTAATTGTCCTTGCGCGCAGCCAACGGAGTTTCAGAGCCGTGCCCGTTGGCCGCTGCCGAAAGTGCGGCCATGGCCGAGAGTTCGAGTTGCGTCGCGGTGTGCTTGCGCAGCATCTTCTGATAGATCTTGACGTAGTCCGCGGCCATCCGCGCAGCAGAGAAGCGCTCCTCGAAGCGGGCGCGGATCGCCTTGCGGTCCAGCGCCAGCAACTCCGGAACCGCGCGCACCGCCTCGTCGACGTCGGAGACGATCCGGCCAGTCAGCCCATCCTCCACGATTTCCGGGACCGATCCGCAACGGAATGCGAGCACCGGCGTACCGCATGCCATCGCTTCGATCATGACCAGCCCGAAGGGTTCGGGCCAGTCGATCGGGAACAGCAGCCCGGCGGCCTGACCGAGGAATTCGCCTTTGGCATTGTCATTGATCTCGCCGATGAACTCGACCCCGCCGCCGTCGAGCATCGGTGCAATGACGTCGCGGAAATACGCGTCGTCCGCCTTGTCGACTTTGGCCGCCATCTTGAGCGGAAGACCCGCCGCGCGGGCAATTGCGATGGCGCGGTCAGGCCGTTTCTCGGGCGAGATGCGGCCGAGGAAAGCTAAATAATCGCCGTGCCGGTCGAGGTTGGGCGTGTGCAGGCCGACCGGCAGCCCGTGATAGACGGTGCCGACGAAGTTTACGCCCGGGAGCGGCGCCCGCTGGGCGTTCGATATCGAGACCAGCGGCATGTCGGAGAAGCGCCGGTAGAACGGCATGTGGTCGGCGAGGTCCTGCCTGCCGTGAAGGGTCGTCAGTGTCCGGCCGCGCTCGGACCGGAACAGCGGGAAATGCATATAATCGACGTGAAAATGCAGAATATCGAACTCCTCGGCGCGCTCGCGCACCTTGTCGAGCATGACCATGTGGTGGGGCAGGGCATCGCGGACGTCGGGATCGAGGCGCAGAGCGCGGGGCGTGCAGGGAACGAGCTCGACCGATGTGATGGAGTCCTCGCTCGCAAACAGCGTCACCTGATGCCCCTGCCGGACCAGCTCCTCGGTCAGGTAGGCAACGACCCGCTCGGTCCCGCCATAGAGCCGCGGCGGCACGCTCTCGAACAGCGGGGCAATTTGCGCAATCCTCATTTTATCTCTCCGTTCGTGTAGTACAGGCCGGTCTTGCCACCGGAGGGCCCGCGGCTGACCGCCTTATTGTTGATCACGTATTGCCTGCGCTGCCGCACATGGCCGGCAGCGCGAGCCTATGAACTTGCAAGGGCCCGACTGGTTCCTGCGATGCTGTCGGGAGAAGGGGCGGTCGACGCTCCCCGTGTTCACGTGGCGCCGGGTCGCGCGGATCGCCGGCAACGAGGCGATAGCCGGTCAGCCCGGCCGGCGTTTGCGCTCGGACGAACCGCGCTGCTCCATCGTTTAAAATTTAGTCAAGATGTCGCTGCTATCGTGCCGCGTCGCAGGGCCCCCGCGGGTGCGGAGCGAACACGCGCTGATTGCGAGCGCGGTGCGTTAACGGCAATTTGGTGCATTTCTTGGGGCGAAATACGCGCTTGCTAACCATGCCTCACGGAACGCCTGGACTCGCCACAAAATCAATCCGATTGAGACACAATGTCGGCGAGTAGGGTTGAAACGGTGCCCGCGCGGCATCACACGCTCAATTTATTTTGCAGAACATGGGCTCACAGGGGGACTGTAATGGGAGCTATCGGCTTCACTCATTGGCGAATGGATCAATTGTCCTGGGCTTCGGCCCGCGACGCCATCCGCCGGCTCAACATCACCCCTCGGCGCAATGCGGCAGCGGCGCTGGTGCTGGCTGCGATGGCCGGCTCGATGATGAGCGATCGGGCGCACGCGGCGCCTCCCGGCAGCAACGAAATCCGGATTGGCAATACCGCTCCCTACACCGGTCCGGCTTCCGCCTACGGTGTCATCGCCAAGGTCATCTCGGCCTATCTTGACAAGGTCAACGCCGAGGGTGGCATCAATGGCCGCAAGGTCAATATGATCACCTATGACGACGCCTATGACCCCAACAAGACCATGGAGATGACCCGCAAGCTTGTCGAGGACGACCAGGTTCTCTTCACCTTGGCGACCATCGGTACGAACACCAACGCGGCGATCCAGCCCTATCTGAACTCAAAGAAAGTCCCGCAGCTTTTTGCCTTGTCGGGCGCAGCAGCCTGGGACCAGCCGCGCGAATTTCCCTGGACCATGGGTTTCCTGCCGACC
This genomic window contains:
- a CDS encoding glycosyltransferase family 4 protein, which encodes MRIAQIAPLFESVPPRLYGGTERVVAYLTEELVRQGHQVTLFASEDSITSVELVPCTPRALRLDPDVRDALPHHMVMLDKVRERAEEFDILHFHVDYMHFPLFRSERGRTLTTLHGRQDLADHMPFYRRFSDMPLVSISNAQRAPLPGVNFVGTVYHGLPVGLHTPNLDRHGDYLAFLGRISPEKRPDRAIAIARAAGLPLKMAAKVDKADDAYFRDVIAPMLDGGGVEFIGEINDNAKGEFLGQAAGLLFPIDWPEPFGLVMIEAMACGTPVLAFRCGSVPEIVEDGLTGRIVSDVDEAVRAVPELLALDRKAIRARFEERFSAARMAADYVKIYQKMLRKHTATQLELSAMAALSAAANGHGSETPLAARKDN